Proteins encoded within one genomic window of Tabrizicola piscis:
- a CDS encoding choline/ethanolamine kinase family protein: protein MTEPVDPIARALALPLWSQKATAVPLGGGITNLNVLVTDGPRRAVVRIGDDIPVHQIMRFNELAASRAAHAAGISPAVIHHEPGALVIDFVEGRTMTASDLQDQDLLEQALALVMHAHRDIPLHLRGPALAFWVFQTLRDYAATLEEGRSRHVPILTALLEEAGMLERAVGRIELVFGHNDLLPANFLHDGRRMWLIDWDYAGWNSPLFDLGGLAANNSLGPAQEEWLLTAYYGTPPDADLWRRYRAMKAAAALREAMWSMVQEIHSELDFDYAAYTADYLATYRAALAAFRTSS, encoded by the coding sequence ATGACCGAGCCGGTCGATCCGATCGCGCGCGCACTGGCGCTTCCGCTCTGGTCGCAGAAGGCGACGGCCGTGCCGCTGGGTGGGGGGATCACCAACCTCAACGTGCTGGTCACGGATGGCCCACGCCGCGCCGTCGTGCGGATCGGCGATGACATTCCGGTCCACCAGATCATGCGGTTCAACGAACTCGCCGCCAGCCGCGCCGCGCATGCCGCAGGAATCTCGCCTGCCGTGATCCACCATGAACCGGGGGCGCTGGTGATCGACTTTGTCGAAGGCCGGACGATGACCGCCAGCGACCTGCAGGATCAGGACCTGCTGGAACAGGCGCTTGCCCTTGTCATGCATGCCCACCGTGACATTCCGCTGCACCTGCGCGGTCCAGCCTTGGCCTTCTGGGTGTTCCAGACCCTGCGCGACTATGCCGCCACGCTGGAAGAAGGGCGGTCCCGGCATGTGCCGATCCTGACCGCCCTGCTGGAAGAAGCTGGCATGCTGGAACGGGCGGTCGGCCGGATCGAACTGGTCTTTGGCCACAACGACCTCTTGCCCGCCAACTTCCTGCATGACGGTCGCCGGATGTGGCTGATCGACTGGGACTATGCTGGCTGGAATTCCCCCCTGTTCGACCTTGGGGGCCTTGCCGCCAACAACAGCCTTGGCCCCGCACAAGAGGAATGGCTGCTGACCGCCTATTACGGCACCCCCCCCGATGCCGACCTCTGGCGCCGCTACCGCGCGATGAAAGCCGCCGCCGCGCTGCGTGAGGCGATGTGGTCCATGGTGCAGGAAATCCATTCCGAGCTGGACTTCGACTATGCCGCCTACACGGCGGATTACCTTGCAACCTACCGTGCCGCGCTGGCCGCCTTCAGGACCTCTTCATGA
- a CDS encoding GcvT family protein: MTDLPTTARAVIIGGGIVGCSVAYHLGKLGWTDTVLLERKKLTSGTTFHAAGLVGQLRTSANITQLLGHSVALYKTLEAETGLQTGWKMNGGLRLACNAERWTEVKRQATTAHSFGLEMHLLTPKEAQEMWPLMTIDDLVGAAYLPTDGQANPSDITQSLARGARMAGVKIFEDTPVTRVIVEDGRIRGVETPFGTIECEKVVCCAGQWTRTLAATVGVNVPLVSVEHQYMVTEKIEGVTTTLPTLRDPDRLTYWKEEVGGLVWGGYEPNPKPWAQNGIPEGFHFELLTSDFDHYSQFMEDAIARVPALATAGVKQLINGPESFTPDGNFILGEAPELRNFFVGAGFNAFGIASGGGAGMALAEWVATGAAPYDLWPVDIRRFGPAHRSTDYVRTRTMEAYAKHYTIAWPSEEMKSARPTRRSPLYAHLKAAGACFGEKLGWERPNWFAAPGEEPVDRYSYQRPGWFDAVGREHRAAREGCVLIDQTSFAKFTLKGPDAAKALNWIAAGNVDRAVGSLTYTQMLNAKGGIECDLTVVRRAADEFYITTGTGFATHDFDWISRNLCGDAHLIDVTSGSAVLSLMGPKSRDILQPLTEGDLSNSGFPFGTAKTIFIAGCPVLALRVTYVGELGWELHMPTEVAVTVYEALLATGQITNAGYRAIETLRLEKGYRAWGSDIGPDHTPVEAGLSWAVKMKSGLPFLGRDAIAAQLENGVRKRLATFTAAPDTILLGRETIYRNGQRVGWLSSGGYGHTVGQAIGIGYVRHPEGVTEDFILSGSYELEVASDRVPATVHLAPLHDPQNLRVKS; encoded by the coding sequence ATGACCGACCTACCCACCACTGCCCGCGCCGTCATCATCGGTGGCGGTATCGTCGGCTGTTCCGTGGCCTACCACCTTGGCAAGCTTGGCTGGACCGACACCGTCCTGCTGGAGCGCAAGAAGCTCACCTCCGGCACCACGTTCCACGCTGCAGGCCTCGTCGGCCAGCTGCGCACCTCGGCCAACATCACCCAGCTTCTGGGCCACTCGGTCGCCCTTTACAAAACGCTGGAGGCTGAGACGGGCCTGCAAACCGGCTGGAAGATGAATGGGGGCCTCCGCCTTGCCTGCAACGCCGAACGCTGGACGGAAGTGAAGCGCCAGGCCACCACCGCGCACAGCTTCGGGCTGGAGATGCACCTCCTGACCCCGAAAGAGGCGCAAGAGATGTGGCCCCTGATGACCATCGACGATCTGGTAGGCGCTGCCTATCTGCCGACCGACGGGCAGGCGAACCCCTCTGACATCACGCAATCCCTCGCCCGTGGCGCGCGGATGGCTGGGGTGAAGATCTTCGAAGACACGCCGGTGACGCGGGTCATCGTCGAAGACGGCCGCATCAGGGGGGTCGAGACCCCCTTCGGCACCATCGAATGCGAAAAGGTGGTCTGCTGCGCCGGCCAATGGACCCGGACCCTCGCGGCAACCGTAGGTGTCAACGTCCCTCTCGTGTCGGTGGAACACCAATACATGGTGACCGAAAAGATCGAGGGCGTGACGACCACCCTTCCCACCCTCCGCGACCCCGACCGCCTGACCTACTGGAAGGAAGAGGTTGGTGGGCTGGTCTGGGGCGGGTATGAGCCGAACCCGAAACCCTGGGCGCAGAACGGCATCCCCGAGGGGTTTCATTTCGAGCTGCTGACCAGCGACTTCGACCACTATTCCCAGTTCATGGAGGATGCCATCGCCCGCGTCCCGGCGCTGGCCACGGCAGGCGTCAAGCAACTGATCAACGGCCCGGAAAGCTTTACCCCCGACGGCAACTTCATCCTTGGCGAAGCCCCGGAATTGCGGAACTTCTTCGTCGGCGCCGGCTTCAACGCCTTTGGCATCGCATCCGGTGGCGGGGCAGGGATGGCGCTGGCCGAATGGGTCGCCACGGGTGCTGCGCCCTACGATCTCTGGCCCGTCGACATCCGTCGCTTCGGCCCCGCCCACCGCTCCACCGATTACGTCCGCACCCGCACGATGGAGGCTTATGCCAAGCACTACACCATCGCCTGGCCGTCCGAGGAGATGAAGTCCGCCAGACCCACCCGCCGCTCCCCCCTTTACGCCCACCTCAAGGCGGCAGGGGCCTGTTTTGGCGAAAAACTCGGCTGGGAACGCCCGAACTGGTTCGCCGCACCGGGGGAGGAGCCGGTGGACCGCTACTCCTACCAGCGCCCCGGCTGGTTCGACGCCGTGGGCCGCGAACATCGGGCCGCACGGGAGGGCTGCGTCCTGATCGACCAGACCTCCTTCGCCAAGTTCACCCTGAAAGGCCCGGACGCGGCCAAGGCGTTGAACTGGATCGCCGCGGGGAATGTGGATCGGGCGGTAGGGTCGCTGACCTATACCCAGATGCTGAACGCCAAAGGTGGCATCGAATGTGACCTCACCGTCGTCCGCCGCGCCGCCGATGAGTTCTACATCACCACCGGCACCGGCTTTGCGACGCATGATTTCGACTGGATTTCCCGCAACTTGTGCGGCGATGCTCACCTGATCGACGTCACCTCCGGCTCCGCCGTCCTGTCGCTGATGGGCCCCAAATCGCGGGACATCCTGCAACCCCTCACCGAAGGTGACCTGTCCAACAGTGGCTTCCCCTTCGGCACCGCCAAGACCATCTTCATCGCTGGCTGCCCCGTCCTCGCCCTGCGTGTCACTTACGTCGGCGAGCTTGGGTGGGAACTTCACATGCCCACCGAAGTCGCCGTGACGGTGTACGAGGCCCTCTTGGCCACCGGCCAGATCACCAACGCAGGCTATCGCGCCATCGAAACCCTGCGGCTGGAGAAAGGCTATCGGGCCTGGGGCTCCGACATCGGCCCCGACCACACCCCGGTCGAGGCGGGCCTGTCCTGGGCGGTCAAGATGAAATCCGGCCTGCCGTTCCTTGGCCGCGATGCCATCGCCGCGCAACTCGAAAACGGCGTGAGGAAGCGCCTGGCCACCTTCACCGCTGCGCCCGACACCATCCTTCTGGGGCGTGAGACGATCTACCGGAACGGCCAGCGCGTCGGCTGGCTGTCCTCGGGCGGCTACGGTCACACGGTAGGCCAGGCCATCGGCATAGGCTACGTCCGCCACCCGGAGGGGGTGACGGAAGACTTCATCCTGTCAGGCAGTTACGAGCTGGAAGTCGCCTCAGATCGCGTCCCCGCAACGGTCCACCTCGCGCCGCTCCATGACCCGCAGAATCTCCGCGTAAAGTCCTGA
- a CDS encoding helix-turn-helix domain-containing protein, whose protein sequence is MQKTFIGPHLRRLRLERGETQGAMARVLGISPSYVNLLENNERSVSVQVMLKLFEAYGVDWREIAEEDGSGALADLRAALQDPLFAEARPDLTQLRAALVHAPDLASAFLRLHRSWQAATDQLLSLNEGDVRAISATPEAAVHNVFRRQRNHFRDLEEAAEAFWTAPVERDEVYVALKRRLRDQLGISVRLARVEDLPGTLRQYDEGRREILLSEALDHTNRTFQLVHMCGLLEQRELLDGLIDRAGIADPRGVARLRVELANYFAAAVLMPYAAFLAEARATKYDLDHIATRFGVSFEQACHRATTLQREGAQGVPFFFLRIDKGGNVTKRFNATDFHLAEYGGACPRLDVHTSFRTPGKIVPQFVEMPDKSQYFVFSRTVDRPTWIRHAQDNRLAVAMGCMIEHAGEIGYAEAFSVAGARMVPIGINCRVCPRANCDQRAHQATILTQPVDEKRRGATRFDG, encoded by the coding sequence ATGCAGAAAACCTTTATCGGTCCGCACTTGCGGCGCTTGCGGCTGGAGCGGGGAGAGACCCAAGGCGCAATGGCGCGGGTGCTTGGGATCAGCCCGTCCTACGTCAACCTGCTGGAGAATAACGAACGGTCGGTTTCGGTTCAGGTGATGCTGAAGCTGTTCGAGGCTTACGGCGTCGACTGGCGCGAGATTGCCGAGGAAGACGGTTCCGGCGCGCTGGCCGATCTGCGGGCGGCGCTGCAGGACCCGCTTTTCGCCGAAGCGCGACCGGACCTGACGCAGCTTCGCGCGGCGCTGGTCCATGCGCCGGACCTTGCCAGCGCCTTCTTGCGGCTGCACCGGTCGTGGCAGGCGGCGACCGACCAGCTTTTGTCACTGAACGAAGGCGACGTGCGGGCGATCAGCGCCACGCCTGAGGCGGCCGTGCACAACGTCTTTCGCCGCCAGCGCAATCACTTCCGCGATCTGGAGGAAGCGGCCGAAGCGTTCTGGACCGCCCCGGTGGAACGGGATGAGGTCTATGTCGCGCTCAAGCGGCGGCTGCGGGATCAGCTGGGGATTTCGGTGCGTCTGGCGCGGGTCGAGGATCTGCCGGGCACCCTGCGGCAGTATGATGAGGGGCGGCGGGAAATTCTTTTGTCCGAGGCTTTGGACCACACCAACCGCACCTTCCAGCTTGTCCATATGTGCGGCTTGCTGGAGCAGCGCGAGCTTCTGGACGGGTTGATCGACCGGGCGGGGATTGCCGACCCGCGGGGGGTGGCGCGCTTGCGGGTGGAGTTGGCGAATTACTTCGCCGCCGCTGTCCTGATGCCCTACGCGGCCTTTCTGGCCGAAGCGCGGGCGACGAAATACGACCTTGACCACATCGCCACGCGGTTCGGGGTCAGTTTTGAACAGGCCTGCCACCGGGCAACGACGCTGCAGCGCGAGGGGGCGCAAGGGGTGCCGTTCTTCTTTCTGCGGATCGACAAGGGCGGCAACGTGACCAAGCGCTTCAATGCGACGGATTTCCATCTGGCCGAATATGGCGGGGCCTGCCCGCGGCTGGATGTGCATACCAGCTTTCGCACGCCGGGGAAGATCGTGCCGCAATTCGTTGAAATGCCGGATAAATCGCAATACTTCGTCTTTTCGCGCACGGTGGACCGGCCAACCTGGATCCGGCATGCGCAGGACAACCGGCTTGCCGTGGCGATGGGCTGCATGATCGAACACGCGGGCGAGATCGGCTATGCCGAGGCGTTCTCGGTCGCCGGGGCGCGGATGGTGCCGATTGGCATCAACTGCCGGGTCTGTCCGCGCGCCAACTGTGACCAGCGGGCGCATCAGGCGACGATCCTGACGCAGCCGGTGGATGAGAAACGCAGGGGCGCGACGCGGTTTGATGGGTAG
- a CDS encoding pyridoxal-phosphate-dependent aminotransferase family protein, with product MRTGTNHLFIPGPTNVPEDVRMAMNVPMQDQRGPDFGAFTLSILADLKKVFRTTTGQVMLFPGSGTGAWEAAITNTLNPGDRVLMARHGQFSTLWAEMATRLGLTVDVIDIAWGAGAPVNEFMRKLAADRKGEIKAVFVTHNETATGVTSDIAAVRRALDDCFHDALLFVDGVSSVGSIDFRMDDWGVDLAVTGSQKGLMCPAGLGILGVSQKAMKASETSTMRRAYFEFRDFKQTVETGYFPYTPPTQILHGMRRALDRINAEGLDNVLARHARLAEGVRRAVAAWGLSPCAEHPSLASNTVTAIRVPDGVDARDVIRIGYERYNTSFGSGLSRLAGKVFRIGHLGDLNEGMCLTAIAVAEMALVEAGADIEFGSGVAAAQAWYAQGRTAEAALRMAAE from the coding sequence ATGCGCACCGGAACCAATCACCTTTTCATCCCCGGCCCGACCAACGTGCCGGAAGACGTGCGCATGGCGATGAACGTGCCGATGCAAGATCAGCGCGGGCCGGATTTCGGGGCTTTCACCCTGTCCATCCTTGCCGACCTGAAGAAGGTGTTCCGCACCACCACTGGTCAGGTGATGCTCTTCCCCGGTTCCGGCACTGGCGCCTGGGAAGCGGCGATCACCAACACCCTCAACCCCGGTGACCGGGTGCTGATGGCGCGGCACGGCCAGTTTTCCACCCTCTGGGCCGAGATGGCGACGCGTCTGGGCCTGACCGTCGACGTGATCGACATCGCCTGGGGGGCAGGGGCGCCGGTCAACGAATTCATGCGCAAACTGGCCGCGGACCGGAAGGGTGAGATCAAGGCCGTGTTCGTCACCCACAATGAAACCGCAACCGGCGTCACCAGTGACATCGCCGCCGTCCGCCGCGCCTTGGACGACTGCTTCCACGACGCGCTGCTCTTCGTTGATGGGGTGTCCTCGGTCGGCTCCATCGACTTCCGGATGGATGACTGGGGCGTCGATCTGGCCGTCACCGGCAGCCAGAAGGGCCTGATGTGCCCCGCTGGCCTTGGCATCCTTGGCGTGTCGCAAAAGGCCATGAAGGCCTCGGAAACCTCGACCATGCGCCGCGCCTATTTCGAATTCCGTGACTTCAAGCAGACGGTCGAGACGGGCTATTTCCCCTACACCCCGCCGACACAGATCCTGCACGGCATGCGCCGCGCCTTGGACCGGATCAATGCTGAAGGCCTCGACAACGTCCTCGCCCGGCACGCCCGCCTTGCCGAAGGCGTCCGTCGCGCCGTCGCTGCCTGGGGCCTTTCCCCCTGCGCCGAGCACCCCTCGCTTGCCTCGAACACCGTCACGGCTATCCGCGTGCCGGACGGAGTCGACGCCCGCGATGTGATCCGCATCGGGTATGAGCGGTACAACACCTCCTTCGGTTCGGGCCTCTCGCGTCTGGCGGGCAAGGTGTTCCGCATTGGCCACTTGGGCGATCTGAACGAAGGCATGTGCCTGACCGCCATCGCCGTGGCCGAAATGGCGCTGGTCGAGGCGGGGGCGGATATCGAATTCGGCTCGGGTGTCGCTGCCGCCCAAGCCTGGTACGCCCAAGGCCGCACCGCCGAAGCCGCCCTGCGCATGGCTGCTGAATAA